The Petrocella atlantisensis genome has a window encoding:
- a CDS encoding DnaJ domain-containing protein translates to MIQVLTGIISGILSLGFSLMTLIFNLVLAIIVIMIMTAKGRNGMLWGIATFFFPWMIFIVLLIPRKIPKFKSYLKDEPAFAGLNPVVASIMGLAAIVAKSDGHVSTKEIQIIRQYIAMNFRITGSEFNAYEKAFNYGKDHPEAYVEFARVVRTYHNRRDVVLSISYLLVSLVMHDQKMTDSDEKLLVKILAELGLTEYEYMSIKRYFSQNARQQSYGYDSYNGYADRSRASSVDLVSKYSKVLGVSEKADLMEIKKAYRKLAKEHHPDKMSSDGMPEDYKQYANQRIVEINEAYEYLKKVKTA, encoded by the coding sequence ATGATTCAAGTATTGACAGGAATAATTAGTGGTATCTTAAGTTTGGGATTTTCATTGATGACACTTATATTCAACTTAGTATTGGCCATCATTGTCATTATGATTATGACAGCAAAGGGTAGAAATGGCATGCTATGGGGTATCGCAACTTTCTTCTTTCCTTGGATGATTTTTATTGTCTTATTGATACCTAGGAAAATCCCGAAATTTAAAAGTTATTTAAAAGATGAACCGGCATTTGCAGGCCTTAATCCGGTTGTGGCTTCTATAATGGGACTTGCGGCTATAGTTGCAAAATCCGATGGTCATGTCAGTACAAAGGAAATTCAGATTATCAGGCAATACATAGCCATGAATTTTAGAATAACCGGCTCCGAGTTTAATGCTTATGAGAAAGCCTTCAACTATGGAAAAGATCATCCTGAAGCTTATGTTGAATTTGCAAGAGTTGTTCGAACCTATCATAATAGACGAGATGTGGTTCTGTCCATCAGTTATCTTTTAGTCTCACTTGTGATGCATGATCAAAAGATGACAGACTCTGATGAAAAATTATTGGTTAAGATATTAGCAGAACTGGGCTTAACGGAATACGAATATATGAGCATTAAGAGGTACTTCAGTCAAAATGCCCGACAACAAAGTTATGGCTATGACAGCTACAATGGTTATGCTGACCGTAGTCGTGCAAGTTCAGTTGACTTAGTAAGTAAATATAGTAAAGTCCTAGGTGTTTCAGAAAAAGCCGATTTGATGGAGATAAAAAAAGCATATAGAAAGTTGGCCAAAGAACATCACCCGGATAAGATGTCTTCTGATGGCATGCCGGAGGATTACAAGCAATATGCTAATCAAAGAATTGTTGAGATTAATGAGGCTTATGAGTATCTAAAAAAAGTAAAAACGGCATAA
- a CDS encoding CDIF630_02480 family spore surface protein codes for MSQNDNKEYGSTKTEAWADSKEFDPETNVNQPSIDAVEDAKEWVEENEK; via the coding sequence ATGAGTCAAAATGATAACAAAGAATATGGATCAACAAAAACAGAAGCGTGGGCCGATTCAAAAGAATTCGATCCAGAGACAAATGTTAATCAACCTAGTATTGATGCGGTAGAAGATGCCAAAGAATGGGTTGAGGAAAATGAAAAATAG
- a CDS encoding DMT family transporter: protein MYKLLAMFSGMTVAIMILSNGLLVESIGDTPALLFIHITGLMGALLLFYSNKGSWTTLKGIPFFYLLGGVTGVASVYFTNLAFLSIGATVTLMLSLVGRIVTSTIIDHYGLMGMKKYPFVPLKLLGLALISVGALFLIMF, encoded by the coding sequence GCATGACTGTCGCCATCATGATTTTATCCAACGGCTTACTTGTTGAGAGCATTGGAGACACACCTGCATTACTCTTCATTCACATTACCGGACTCATGGGTGCACTATTGCTGTTTTATAGCAACAAAGGTAGTTGGACCACTTTAAAAGGTATTCCTTTTTTCTATCTCTTAGGTGGTGTCACCGGTGTTGCCTCTGTCTATTTCACCAACTTAGCTTTCTTATCGATCGGTGCGACTGTCACCTTGATGCTAAGTCTTGTAGGCAGAATCGTCACTTCAACCATTATCGATCATTATGGCTTAATGGGAATGAAAAAATATCCCTTTGTTCCTTTGAAGCTTTTAGGGTTAGCACTGATTAGTGTGGGTGCTCTATTTTTAATTATGTTCTAA
- a CDS encoding flavin reductase family protein: protein MGKIKWKPGNMIYPLPAVMVSCGKDEEEHNIITVAWTGTICTNPPMTYISIKPERHSYEIIKRNKAFVINLTTEALLRATDYCGVRSGKNENKIKKMKLNLIQTEEVQAPLIEESPVNIICEVVEIKKLGSHDMFIAKILSVYVDEKLMDGQGKFHLDAAKLFAYSHGVYYSLGEKLGTFGYSVKKKSKTKSKQLKQKKGFNEAVTK, encoded by the coding sequence ATGGGAAAAATAAAATGGAAACCTGGAAATATGATCTATCCCTTACCGGCAGTTATGGTAAGTTGTGGAAAAGACGAAGAGGAACACAACATCATTACAGTAGCATGGACGGGTACCATCTGTACCAATCCACCAATGACCTACATTTCAATAAAACCTGAGCGCCATTCCTATGAGATTATAAAAAGGAATAAGGCGTTTGTGATTAACCTGACAACAGAGGCACTTCTTAGAGCAACGGATTATTGCGGTGTGCGATCAGGAAAAAATGAAAATAAAATCAAGAAAATGAAATTAAATTTGATTCAGACTGAGGAAGTACAAGCACCGCTTATAGAAGAAAGTCCGGTAAATATAATATGTGAGGTGGTTGAAATTAAAAAACTAGGCTCCCATGATATGTTTATCGCGAAAATTCTGAGCGTCTACGTTGATGAAAAGCTAATGGATGGGCAGGGCAAATTTCACCTCGATGCTGCAAAGTTATTTGCATACTCCCATGGTGTTTATTATAGTCTTGGAGAGAAGCTGGGCACCTTCGGCTATTCGGTTAAGAAAAAATCAAAAACAAAATCAAAGCAATTAAAGCAGAAAAAAGGATTCAATGAAGCGGTGACTAAGTAA
- a CDS encoding DMT family transporter, which translates to MIFFVALLTGVSIVIAMVQNAKLADYIGIKQCTVMNYVTGLTTVTFIFIILGASLGFISKLSSTHALAYFGGLMGIIVVTTSTVIIRKLSIIAATMLMYAGQLMMGIFIDYLRDIDLSLGKIFGCILIIAGVYFNTLVDQRLAKIPRVENTSMPMDL; encoded by the coding sequence ATGATTTTTTTTGTTGCCTTACTTACAGGTGTTTCAATCGTTATTGCCATGGTTCAGAATGCTAAACTTGCAGACTATATCGGTATCAAACAATGCACGGTTATGAACTATGTCACTGGACTTACGACTGTAACTTTCATTTTTATTATTCTAGGTGCGTCTTTGGGATTCATATCTAAATTATCCTCGACGCATGCCCTTGCTTACTTCGGTGGTCTAATGGGTATTATCGTAGTGACCACTTCAACCGTTATCATCCGTAAACTCTCAATCATTGCTGCTACGATGTTGATGTATGCCGGACAACTTATGATGGGGATTTTTATTGACTATCTAAGAGATATTGATTTGTCCCTTGGTAAAATATTCGGCTGTATATTAATCATAGCCGGTGTCTACTTTAATACCCTAGTGGATCAAAGGTTAGCTAAAATTCCTCGTGTCGAGAATACCTCAATGCCCATGGATCTATAA